In a genomic window of Methylovirgula sp. 4M-Z18:
- a CDS encoding SAM-dependent methyltransferase: protein MIDRLLARIIAGLVTRGTLIVYTPGGKKRSFGDGSGQAVAVRFTDRKAILAFLTDPDLRVGELFMEGRLKVEQGTIYDFLDMLLRETHREKDPFVVKLIDRARFHGRRLLSRIGRDSAKANVAHHYDLDRKLYDLFLDSDRQYSCAYFERWDASLEDAQLAKKRHIVAKLGVEPGDKVLDIGSGWGGMALYLSEIAKADYVLGVTLSEEQLALANERAKAKKIEDKVQFELRDYRDVTGPFKRIVSVGMFEHVGYQTYSAFFQKCYDLLDDDGVMLLHTIGQIDGPNAPNAWLTKYIFPGGYLPALSEITPIVERIGFTVTDVEILRLHYAQTLRHWRNRFMARREEAKALYDERFCLMWEYYLAMCEVAFHYENVAVFQIQLARKQTAVPLTRDYIAERETALRKREAELTLL from the coding sequence GTGATTGATCGTTTGTTGGCCAGAATCATTGCCGGTCTCGTCACCCGCGGGACTTTGATCGTCTATACGCCCGGCGGCAAAAAGCGCAGTTTCGGCGATGGCTCCGGACAGGCCGTCGCCGTGCGTTTTACCGACCGCAAGGCCATTCTGGCCTTTCTCACCGATCCCGATCTGCGGGTCGGCGAATTGTTCATGGAAGGGCGGCTCAAGGTCGAGCAAGGCACAATCTACGATTTTCTCGACATGCTGCTGCGCGAGACCCATCGCGAAAAGGATCCGTTCGTCGTCAAGCTCATCGACCGCGCGCGCTTCCATGGCCGTAGGCTTCTGTCGAGAATCGGCCGCGATTCCGCCAAGGCCAACGTCGCGCATCATTACGACCTCGACCGCAAGCTCTACGATTTGTTCCTCGACAGCGACCGGCAATATTCCTGCGCCTATTTCGAGCGTTGGGATGCCTCGCTCGAGGACGCGCAGCTCGCTAAGAAGCGCCACATCGTTGCGAAACTCGGTGTCGAACCGGGCGACAAGGTGCTGGATATCGGCTCCGGTTGGGGCGGCATGGCGCTCTATCTCTCGGAGATCGCGAAGGCCGATTACGTGCTCGGCGTCACGTTGTCGGAAGAGCAATTGGCGCTGGCCAACGAGCGGGCAAAGGCCAAGAAGATCGAAGACAAGGTGCAGTTCGAGTTGCGCGATTACCGCGACGTCACCGGCCCGTTCAAGCGCATCGTTTCGGTCGGCATGTTCGAGCACGTGGGCTACCAGACCTATTCCGCCTTCTTCCAGAAATGCTACGACCTGCTCGACGATGACGGCGTGATGCTGTTGCACACGATCGGCCAGATCGATGGCCCCAACGCGCCGAATGCCTGGCTGACCAAGTACATCTTCCCCGGCGGCTATCTGCCGGCGCTGTCCGAAATCACGCCGATCGTGGAGCGCATCGGCTTCACCGTGACCGATGTCGAAATCCTGCGCCTGCATTACGCGCAAACCCTGCGCCATTGGCGCAACCGCTTCATGGCGCGGCGCGAGGAAGCCAAGGCGCTCTACGACGAACGCTTCTGCCTGATGTGGGAATATTATCTCGCCATGTGCGAAGTCGCGTTTCACTATGAGAATGTCGCAGTGTTTCAGATTCAGCTCGCCCGCAAGCAGACCGCCGTGCCGCTCACGCGCGATTATATCGCCGAGCGCGAGACCGCCTTGCGCAAGCGGGAGGCAGAGCTGACGCTGCTCTGA
- a CDS encoding [protein-PII] uridylyltransferase, giving the protein MTPLDTIDPPYRHPAARVRDIVLDRAALDADIAVLRKAHPHDNTAFRKAATERFKQALEEERARIRADFEAYPRGLLCAARLATLEDDLIRAIHDYVVRYIYPNQNPSSGERLSIVAVGGYGRGTLAPGSDIDLLFLLPYKQTPWCESVVETILYVLWDLRQKVGHATRSVSECIRQAKGDMTVRTAMLEARFIDGDRVLFDDLREAFDRDVVRGSAREFVAAKLAERESRVNRAGASRYLVEPNVKEGKGGLRDLNTLFWIAKYVYRVRDVSELVAAGLFTPQELRLFKRCDEFLWCVRCLLHFITGRAEERLTFDRQRQVANELGYASRTGLSAVERFMKHYFLIAKDVGDLTAIVCSAMEEREAKPRAMLDRFMGRLRRRKHVEGMTAFAIETNRITVARPDVFDTDPVNLIRLFWAADQTGLAIHPDATRLVTLSLKNINARIREDHEANRLFLDILTSRHTPEIVLRRMNEAGVLGRFIPDFGRVVAMMQFNMYHHYTVDEHLIRTVGVLAAIGAGRFKEELPVSAEIMPNIPNRRVLYVAAFLHDIAKGRKEDHSLAGAEVARKLCPRFGMSTAETETVAWLVEYHLVMSTTAQSRDLSDPRTIETFAHIVQSLERLRLLLLLTVCDIRAVGPGVWNGWKGQLLRTLYWETEIVLTGGYSAVDRKGRVAYAQDQLRKSLPGWSDYEFDQYAQRHYPAYWLKVDLPRKIQHANLLRLAAVEMKSLVTEVATDEFRSVTELTVIAPDHPRLLSVIFGACAAAGANIVDAQIFTTNDGLALDTIFISRGFERDDDERRRADRIATHIEKALRGEIQLGSVVAAKGGVPKGRAKTFPLAPEVMIDNGLSNRYTLLEVSGLDRPGLLYDLTNVMWRLNLNIGSAHVATFGEKAVDVFYVTDLTGAKVTNATRQAAIKRHLLEVFAVDEDGKKKGDEANAAASRASRRSHSRREGEHGASK; this is encoded by the coding sequence ATGACGCCTTTGGACACGATCGATCCGCCCTACCGCCACCCCGCCGCGCGGGTGCGCGACATCGTGCTCGACCGGGCCGCGCTCGACGCCGATATCGCGGTGCTGCGGAAGGCCCATCCGCACGACAATACGGCTTTCCGCAAAGCGGCGACCGAGCGCTTCAAACAGGCGCTCGAAGAGGAGCGTGCGCGCATCCGCGCCGATTTCGAGGCCTATCCCCGTGGCCTCCTGTGCGCCGCGCGGCTCGCCACGCTCGAGGACGATCTGATCCGCGCTATCCACGATTACGTCGTGCGCTACATTTATCCCAACCAGAACCCGTCGAGCGGCGAACGGCTGTCGATCGTCGCGGTCGGCGGGTATGGCCGCGGCACGCTGGCGCCCGGCTCCGACATCGACCTCCTGTTCCTGCTGCCCTACAAGCAGACGCCCTGGTGCGAAAGCGTGGTGGAAACCATCCTCTACGTACTGTGGGACCTGCGCCAGAAGGTCGGCCACGCCACCCGTTCGGTCAGCGAATGCATTCGCCAAGCCAAGGGCGACATGACGGTCCGCACAGCAATGCTGGAAGCGCGCTTCATCGACGGCGATCGCGTGTTGTTCGACGACTTGCGCGAGGCCTTCGACCGCGACGTGGTGCGCGGCAGCGCCCGCGAATTCGTCGCGGCAAAACTCGCCGAACGCGAGTCGCGCGTCAATCGGGCCGGCGCGTCGCGCTATCTCGTCGAACCCAATGTGAAAGAGGGCAAGGGGGGATTGCGCGATCTCAACACCTTGTTCTGGATTGCCAAATATGTGTACCGCGTGCGCGACGTCTCGGAACTCGTTGCCGCCGGCCTATTCACGCCGCAGGAATTGCGGCTGTTCAAACGCTGCGACGAATTTTTGTGGTGCGTGCGCTGCCTGCTGCATTTCATCACCGGCCGCGCCGAAGAGCGCTTGACCTTTGACCGCCAGCGGCAAGTGGCGAACGAACTCGGTTATGCCTCGCGCACCGGCCTCTCCGCGGTCGAGCGGTTCATGAAGCACTATTTCCTCATCGCCAAGGATGTTGGCGATCTCACCGCCATCGTGTGCTCGGCGATGGAGGAGCGCGAGGCGAAACCGCGTGCCATGCTCGACCGCTTCATGGGGCGGTTGCGGCGGCGCAAACATGTCGAAGGCATGACCGCCTTTGCGATCGAGACCAACCGCATCACCGTCGCACGGCCGGACGTGTTCGACACGGATCCGGTCAATCTTATCCGCCTGTTCTGGGCCGCCGACCAAACCGGCCTCGCCATTCACCCGGATGCGACGCGCCTCGTCACCCTGTCGTTGAAGAACATCAACGCGCGCATCCGCGAGGACCACGAGGCCAACCGGCTCTTCCTCGACATTCTCACCTCGCGCCATACGCCGGAAATCGTGCTGCGCCGCATGAACGAGGCGGGCGTGCTTGGCCGCTTCATTCCCGATTTCGGCCGCGTCGTCGCGATGATGCAGTTCAACATGTATCATCACTACACCGTCGACGAACATTTGATCCGCACCGTCGGCGTTCTGGCAGCAATCGGCGCGGGACGGTTCAAGGAAGAATTGCCGGTCTCGGCCGAGATCATGCCGAACATTCCCAATCGGCGCGTGCTCTATGTCGCGGCCTTCCTGCACGATATCGCCAAAGGCCGCAAAGAGGATCACTCGCTCGCCGGCGCGGAGGTCGCGCGCAAATTGTGCCCGCGCTTCGGCATGAGTACGGCGGAGACCGAGACGGTCGCCTGGCTCGTCGAATACCACCTCGTGATGTCGACGACAGCGCAGAGCCGCGATCTGTCCGACCCGCGTACCATCGAGACATTCGCCCATATCGTCCAGAGCTTGGAGCGCCTGCGCCTGCTGCTGCTGTTGACGGTCTGCGATATTCGCGCCGTCGGCCCCGGCGTGTGGAACGGCTGGAAGGGGCAATTGCTGCGCACGCTCTATTGGGAAACCGAAATCGTGCTGACCGGCGGCTATTCGGCGGTCGACCGCAAGGGCCGTGTCGCCTATGCGCAAGACCAATTGCGCAAGAGCCTGCCGGGCTGGTCGGACTACGAATTCGACCAATATGCGCAGCGCCATTATCCGGCCTATTGGCTGAAGGTCGATCTGCCGCGCAAGATTCAGCACGCGAATTTGCTGCGGCTTGCCGCGGTCGAAATGAAATCCCTGGTGACGGAAGTCGCGACCGACGAATTCCGCAGCGTCACCGAGCTGACCGTCATCGCGCCGGATCACCCGCGGCTCCTGTCGGTGATTTTCGGCGCCTGCGCGGCAGCGGGCGCCAATATCGTCGACGCGCAGATTTTCACCACCAACGACGGCCTCGCGCTCGATACGATCTTCATCAGCCGCGGCTTTGAGCGCGACGACGACGAGCGCCGCCGCGCCGACCGCATCGCCACACATATCGAAAAGGCCTTGCGCGGCGAAATCCAGCTCGGCTCGGTGGTGGCAGCCAAGGGCGGCGTGCCGAAGGGACGCGCCAAGACCTTCCCGCTCGCGCCGGAAGTGATGATCGACAATGGGCTGTCGAATCGCTACACGCTGCTCGAAGTCTCCGGCCTCGACCGCCCCGGCCTGCTCTACGATCTCACCAATGTGATGTGGCGGCTTAACCTCAACATCGGCTCCGCCCATGTCGCGACCTTCGGTGAAAAGGCGGTAGACGTCTTTTACGTGACCGATCTCACCGGCGCGAAGGTCACCAATGCGACGCGGCAAGCGGCGATCAAGCGCCATCTGCTCGAAGTCTTTGCGGTCGACGAGGACGGGAAGAAGAAGGGCGATGAGGCAAATGCTGCAGCCTCACGCGCGTCGCGCCGGTCACACAGCAGGCGCGAGGGTGAACATGGCGCCTCAAAATGA
- a CDS encoding LysR family transcriptional regulator, producing MKFDGIASFVAVAEEGSISEAARALRLSKSVVSERLAELERSLGASLLHRTTRRVSVTEDGAAFLERAKRILQEVSEAKTDLAERRGTLSGPMRISAPVTFGRMHLGPALYPFLAANPEIEMSLDLDDRRVDIASGVYDGVVRHGTIDDSRLMVWRLAPSRRVLVASDDYLARHGVPATIAELNAHKGIFYTNRGVADWRFATPKGVEIVRARIGFRVNNGDMMRDATVAGLGIALLPLFIAGPDIRDGKVKVVDVGVRPASEFIYLAHPEGRRPPAKLRALADHLKAAFGDPPYWENGVD from the coding sequence ATGAAATTCGATGGCATTGCCAGTTTCGTGGCGGTTGCCGAAGAGGGCTCGATCAGCGAGGCGGCACGGGCGCTCCGGCTGTCGAAATCGGTCGTCAGCGAACGGCTCGCTGAGTTGGAACGGAGCCTTGGGGCTTCACTTCTCCATCGTACGACGCGCAGGGTCTCGGTGACGGAGGACGGTGCCGCCTTCCTTGAGCGCGCCAAACGGATCCTGCAGGAAGTGTCGGAAGCAAAGACCGATTTGGCCGAACGGCGTGGGACTCTCAGCGGCCCAATGCGGATCTCGGCGCCCGTCACCTTCGGCCGGATGCATCTGGGGCCGGCGCTCTACCCCTTTCTCGCCGCCAATCCCGAAATCGAGATGTCGCTCGACCTCGACGACCGCCGTGTCGATATCGCTTCGGGGGTCTATGACGGCGTCGTGCGGCACGGGACCATCGACGATTCCCGACTCATGGTCTGGCGCCTGGCGCCGAGCCGCCGCGTGCTGGTGGCCTCCGACGATTATCTCGCCCGCCACGGCGTGCCCGCGACGATTGCCGAGCTCAATGCGCACAAGGGCATTTTCTACACGAACCGCGGCGTTGCGGACTGGCGCTTCGCAACCCCGAAGGGCGTTGAGATCGTTCGCGCCCGCATCGGATTCAGGGTCAACAATGGCGATATGATGCGGGACGCCACGGTCGCCGGTCTCGGCATCGCCCTGCTGCCCCTCTTCATCGCCGGGCCGGATATTCGCGATGGCAAGGTTAAGGTCGTCGATGTCGGCGTTCGTCCGGCCTCGGAATTCATCTACCTGGCCCATCCGGAAGGCCGGCGGCCGCCCGCGAAACTTCGCGCGTTAGCGGATCACTTGAAGGCCGCATTCGGCGATCCACCCTATTGGGAGAACGGCGTAGATTGA
- a CDS encoding SDR family oxidoreductase — protein sequence MDRLKGKRALITGGTSGIGLETARQFLSEGARVAVTGTNPATLEAAQKELGPDVLVIKADAADVAGQRIVAEAVKQAFGGLDIVFVNAGIALLKPLEAWDEANFDRVFDINVKGPYFLLQALLPILANPASIVLNTSVNAHIGMPNSSVYAATKAALQSFIRTLSGELIGRGIRLNAVSPGPITTPLYGKLGFNEADLKNVAENIKGLVPAGRFGEPSEIAKAVVFLASDEATYTVGSEIMIDGGMGTL from the coding sequence ATGGACAGGCTCAAAGGCAAGCGCGCCCTCATCACCGGCGGCACCAGCGGCATCGGGCTGGAGACGGCGCGTCAATTTCTCAGTGAGGGCGCGCGCGTCGCCGTCACCGGCACCAATCCCGCCACGCTGGAGGCCGCGCAGAAGGAACTCGGCCCGGATGTGCTGGTCATCAAGGCCGACGCCGCCGACGTCGCGGGCCAGAGGATCGTGGCGGAAGCCGTCAAACAGGCGTTCGGCGGTCTCGACATCGTCTTCGTCAACGCCGGCATCGCTCTGCTCAAGCCCCTCGAGGCTTGGGACGAGGCCAATTTCGACCGCGTCTTCGATATCAACGTCAAGGGTCCGTATTTCTTGCTGCAGGCGCTGCTGCCGATCCTGGCCAATCCGGCATCGATCGTGCTGAATACGTCGGTCAATGCCCATATCGGCATGCCGAATTCGAGCGTCTATGCTGCCACGAAGGCCGCGCTGCAGTCATTCATCCGCACTTTGTCGGGCGAACTCATCGGGCGCGGCATCCGTCTCAATGCGGTCAGCCCCGGCCCCATCACGACCCCTCTTTACGGCAAGCTCGGTTTCAATGAGGCCGACCTCAAAAACGTTGCCGAAAACATCAAGGGCCTGGTGCCGGCCGGCCGGTTCGGTGAGCCCTCCGAGATCGCGAAGGCCGTGGTGTTCCTGGCTTCGGACGAGGCCACCTACACCGTCGGCAGCGAAATCATGATCGATGGTGGCATGGGCACGCTGTAA
- the modC gene encoding molybdenum ABC transporter ATP-binding protein, producing MISCAIHHETGNFVLDAEFENTDGVLAFFGPSGSGKSTLINLIAGLTRLQQGRVTLGGETLDDTAAGLSMPVHRRRIGLVFQDSRLFPHLTVRQNLLFGQFLAPKSARRVAFGPLIDTLGLGALLQRRPESLSGGERQRVAIGRALLMGPRLLAMDEPLAALDDARRQEILPMIEQVRDVAGVPIIYVSHAIPEVARLAAQVIVLAKGKIVRRGAPQDVFGRSWQSDESRFDLASVLTAEIGAYDAAHGLTTIEHPAGAIQMIGRIGAAGTPTRIVIRSTDVALSRTLLSGLTMRTALQGQIDQIEMDDGPLALVHIALPGGNQLAAAVTRKAVNELGLREGDAIVALVKSVALDERQIGPSRW from the coding sequence ATGATCTCGTGCGCCATTCACCATGAGACGGGCAATTTCGTGCTCGACGCCGAATTCGAGAATACCGACGGCGTGCTCGCGTTCTTCGGCCCCTCGGGCTCGGGCAAATCCACCTTGATCAACCTGATCGCCGGCCTGACCCGGCTGCAACAGGGCCGCGTGACGCTGGGCGGCGAGACGCTCGACGACACGGCGGCCGGCCTGTCCATGCCGGTGCACCGCCGCCGAATCGGCCTCGTCTTTCAGGATTCGCGGCTGTTTCCGCACCTCACCGTGCGGCAGAATTTGCTGTTCGGCCAGTTTCTCGCACCGAAATCGGCGCGCCGCGTGGCCTTCGGACCGTTGATCGATACCCTCGGCCTCGGCGCCCTGCTGCAGCGCCGGCCCGAAAGCCTCTCGGGCGGCGAGCGCCAGCGGGTCGCGATTGGCCGCGCCCTGTTGATGGGGCCGCGCCTGCTTGCCATGGACGAGCCGCTCGCGGCACTCGACGACGCACGGCGACAGGAAATCCTGCCGATGATCGAGCAGGTGCGCGATGTCGCCGGCGTGCCGATCATCTATGTCTCGCACGCGATCCCCGAAGTGGCGCGGCTCGCCGCCCAGGTGATCGTGCTCGCCAAGGGCAAAATCGTGCGGCGCGGCGCGCCGCAGGACGTGTTCGGACGCTCTTGGCAAAGCGACGAAAGCCGCTTCGACCTCGCCTCCGTGCTCACCGCGGAGATCGGCGCTTATGATGCCGCCCATGGGCTGACCACGATCGAGCATCCGGCGGGAGCGATTCAGATGATCGGCCGCATCGGCGCCGCCGGCACGCCGACCCGGATCGTCATCCGCTCGACCGATGTTGCCCTGAGCCGCACTCTACTGTCGGGCCTCACTATGCGCACCGCGCTGCAGGGCCAGATCGATCAAATCGAGATGGACGATGGCCCGCTGGCGCTGGTGCATATCGCCCTGCCAGGCGGCAATCAGCTCGCCGCCGCCGTCACCCGCAAGGCGGTGAACGAACTCGGGCTCAGGGAAGGCGACGCCATCGTCGCCTTGGTGAAGAGCGTTGCGTTGGACGAGCGGCAGATCGGGCCGTCGCGATGGTGA
- the modB gene encoding molybdate ABC transporter permease subunit, translating to MLSLKIALVAVCASLIPGIALAYVLAKKEFWGKTLLDGFVHLPLVLPPVVTGYFLLLEFGRRGPLGMLLLQAFDFTFAFRWTGAALASAIMGFPLMVRAMRLSFEAVDPKLEAAASSLGANPFLRFLLVSLPLALPGVISGAILSFAKALGEFGATITFVSNIPGETRTIASAIYTNLQTPDGDASAMRLTLVAIVISMAALIASEFLQRRSLAKRARA from the coding sequence TTGCTGTCTTTGAAAATCGCGCTGGTTGCGGTTTGCGCGAGCCTGATTCCGGGCATTGCGCTCGCCTATGTTTTGGCCAAGAAGGAGTTTTGGGGCAAGACCTTGCTCGACGGATTCGTGCATCTGCCGCTCGTCCTGCCGCCGGTCGTGACTGGCTATTTCCTGCTGCTTGAGTTCGGACGGCGTGGCCCGCTCGGCATGCTTCTGCTGCAAGCTTTTGATTTTACGTTTGCTTTTCGTTGGACCGGCGCGGCGCTGGCCTCCGCCATCATGGGCTTTCCGCTCATGGTGCGCGCCATGCGCCTGTCGTTCGAGGCGGTCGATCCCAAACTCGAAGCGGCAGCGAGCAGCCTGGGGGCAAATCCGTTCCTTCGCTTTCTCCTCGTCAGCCTGCCGCTGGCTCTGCCGGGGGTCATCTCTGGTGCAATCTTAAGCTTTGCCAAGGCGTTAGGAGAATTTGGCGCGACCATCACCTTCGTCTCGAACATTCCCGGCGAGACCCGCACCATCGCCTCGGCGATCTATACCAACCTGCAGACGCCGGATGGGGACGCGTCGGCCATGCGCCTCACCCTGGTCGCTATCGTGATCTCCATGGCGGCGCTCATTGCCTCCGAATTCCTGCAGCGCCGCAGCCTGGCGAAACGGGCGCGCGCATGA
- the grpE gene encoding nucleotide exchange factor GrpE — protein MTDHEKPENKPQAEDAAPAPAENATPDPFAVVEKLNQETTELKDKVLRTLAEMENLRRRTEREVSDARTYGVTKFARDMLEFADNIHRALANVPADARASEGPLKTLVDGIEVIERNFVTTLGRHGIKRLEPQGQKFDPNMHEALFEIPNPSVPSGTVAQVVEAGYAIGDRVLRPAKVGVARGGPKAAPAEEAKASGDA, from the coding sequence ATGACCGACCACGAAAAGCCGGAAAACAAGCCGCAAGCCGAGGACGCCGCACCGGCGCCGGCGGAAAATGCCACGCCGGATCCGTTCGCCGTCGTCGAAAAGCTCAATCAGGAAACCACCGAGCTCAAGGACAAGGTGCTGCGCACGCTCGCGGAAATGGAAAATCTACGCCGCCGCACCGAGCGCGAGGTGAGCGACGCGCGTACCTATGGCGTCACCAAATTCGCCCGCGACATGCTGGAATTCGCCGACAATATTCACCGTGCGCTCGCCAATGTGCCGGCTGACGCGCGAGCGAGCGAGGGGCCGCTGAAGACGCTTGTCGACGGCATCGAGGTGATCGAGCGTAATTTCGTCACCACCCTTGGCCGCCACGGCATCAAGCGCCTGGAACCGCAGGGCCAGAAATTCGACCCCAATATGCACGAGGCGCTGTTCGAGATCCCAAATCCCAGCGTGCCGTCCGGGACGGTGGCGCAGGTCGTGGAAGCCGGCTACGCCATCGGCGACCGGGTTCTGCGCCCCGCCAAGGTCGGCGTGGCCCGCGGCGGCCCGAAAGCGGCGCCCGCCGAGGAGGCCAAGGCCTCCGGCGACGCTTGA
- a CDS encoding trimeric intracellular cation channel family protein, whose product MNGLWFSLADWIGIAVFALSGCLVAARKGMDPLGFAMLATATGIGGGTLRDMLLALPVFWVHDPADMIICLATALGVFFVGSFYRPLMPMLEHFRALLWLDAAGLAIFAISGAAKAEISGAHPLTTIVLGMMTACFGGIIRDVLAGERSLLFHRELYATAAFGGAATYMLLELFDLPVAITTASGLMVGFGLRGLAIVRGWALPAFAQLPGH is encoded by the coding sequence TTGAACGGGCTGTGGTTCAGTCTCGCTGATTGGATAGGCATCGCGGTTTTCGCGCTGTCGGGCTGCCTGGTCGCGGCCCGCAAGGGTATGGATCCGCTGGGTTTCGCCATGCTGGCGACGGCTACCGGCATCGGCGGCGGCACGCTGCGCGACATGCTGCTCGCCCTGCCGGTGTTCTGGGTGCATGACCCGGCGGACATGATCATCTGCCTCGCGACCGCGCTGGGCGTCTTTTTCGTCGGCTCCTTCTACCGGCCGCTGATGCCGATGCTCGAACATTTCCGGGCGTTGCTGTGGCTCGACGCAGCCGGTCTCGCGATTTTCGCGATCAGTGGCGCGGCCAAGGCGGAAATCAGCGGCGCGCATCCGTTGACCACCATTGTGCTCGGCATGATGACGGCCTGTTTCGGCGGCATCATCCGCGACGTTTTGGCGGGCGAGCGCTCGCTTCTGTTTCATCGCGAACTCTATGCCACGGCCGCTTTTGGTGGAGCGGCCACCTATATGTTGCTGGAATTGTTCGATTTGCCGGTGGCGATCACCACGGCGAGCGGGCTGATGGTCGGCTTTGGCCTGCGTGGGCTGGCGATCGTGCGCGGCTGGGCATTGCCGGCTTTCGCCCAATTGCCCGGCCATTGA